A genomic stretch from Podospora pseudoanserina strain CBS 124.78 chromosome 3, whole genome shotgun sequence includes:
- a CDS encoding hypothetical protein (EggNog:ENOG503Q02I) — MTPERVNIPRAFNWILPVQVLLAAVAIYSSTYVFNLATTPTILTIIATSIHLLLALSLCLTHSIPTRNTHQIFTTPILLLLLGTGLWAASLCYHAKQVDLLLTYPLLSQTTTQPLTPTWSKIGLATTALNLFLDLALLLLLTLSIIINQNPSPPPPPLPTTISYPQQQSHYTTHHQFTTPTSPIPPVPPIPSTYYSPTIPESRI; from the exons ATGACACCCGAAAGAGTCAACATCCCCCGAGCCTTCAACTGGATCCTCCCAGTCCAAGTCTTGCTAGCCGCAGTAGCCATCTACTCCTCCACCTATGTCTTCAACCTagccacaaccccaacaatcctcaccatcatcgcc ACCagcatccacctcctcctagccctctccctctgcctcacTCATTCCATCCCAACCCGAAACACCCACCAAatattcaccacccccatcctcctcctcctcctcggcaccggCCTCTGGGCCGCCAGCCTCTGCTACCACGCCAAACAagtcgacctcctcctcacctacccactcctctcccaaaccaccacccaacccctcacCCCAACCTGGTCCAAAATCGGCCTCGCAACCACCGCCCTAAACCTCTTTCTCGatctcgccctcctcctcctactcaccctctccatcatcatcaaccaaaacccatcaccaccaccaccacccttacCAACAACCATCAGTTACCCCCAACAACAGTCCCActacaccacccaccaccagttcaccacaccaacctcccctatccctcccgtccccccTATCCCAAGCACCTACtactcccccaccatccccgaaTCACGCATTTAA